A portion of the Macaca mulatta isolate MMU2019108-1 chromosome 4, T2T-MMU8v2.0, whole genome shotgun sequence genome contains these proteins:
- the ABRACL gene encoding costars family protein ABRACL, translating into MNVDHEVNLLVEEIHRLGSKNADGKLSVKFGVLFRDDKCANLFEALVGTLKAAKRRKIVTYSGELLLQGVHDDVDIVLLQD; encoded by the exons ATGaatgtggatcatgaggttaacCTCTTAGTGGAGGAAATTCATCGTTTGGGTTCAAAAA ATGCTGATGGAAAGTTAAGCGTGAAATTTGGGGTCCTCTTCCGAGACGATAAATGTGCCAACCTCTTTGAAGCATTGGTAGGAACTCTTAAAGCTGCAAAACGAAGGAAGATTGTAACGTATTCAGGAGAGCTGCTTCTGCAAGGTGTTCATGATGATGTTGACATTGTATTACTGCAAGATTAA